From Toxorhynchites rutilus septentrionalis strain SRP chromosome 2, ASM2978413v1, whole genome shotgun sequence, a single genomic window includes:
- the LOC129766308 gene encoding uncharacterized protein K02A2.6-like, with protein MRLQRMLLELQRYKLKLQFRPGNEVIIADMLSRAAIAEGDPTMREIYDIYTMDMDFTFKELEEINVMEYIPISDFRLNPIRRASTDDVAVQTIINFIIEGWSSSINGLPERLKVFWKYKDDLYTQNGLVYMNNRILIPVGIRSEILERLHVSHGGIENTMKLARDTVFWPGINDQIRQRIQNCSACIKNSANQQHQPMQTHQIPSYPYQKVSLDLCEQQIKGKKHIFLVTVDHFSDFIEVEEIAGEASSRVIVQKCRRNFARYGTPMFVTTDGGPQFDSAEFSKFSNDWEIKHSMSAPHHQQGNGKAEAAVKIVKQLLKKTSEFNSDFWMALQQWRNVPNNCGSSPAQKMFSRRIRFNIPMAEQNYAFQRQEGVEEAIKRN; from the coding sequence ATGAGACTACAGCGAATGCTATTGGAGTTGCAGAGGTATAAACTGAAATTACAGTTCAGACCCGGAAACGAGGTAATAATAGCTGATATGCTGTCACGTGCTGCTATCGCTGAAGGTGATCCTACCATGAGAGAAATTTATGATATCTACACCATGGACATGGACTTCACCTTTAAGGAGTTGGAGGAAATCAACGTTATGGAGTACATCCCAATCTCGGATTTTCGTCTAAATCCAATTCGTAGAGCATCAACTGATGACGTCGCTGTCCAAACGATCATCAATTTCATTATCGAAGGATGGTCATCATCAATTAATGGCCTTCCGGAACGATTAAAGGTGTTTTGGAAATACAAGGATGACCTCTACACTCAGAACGGGCTTGTCTACATGAACAACCGTATTTTGATACCAGTTGGTATTCGATCAGAAATCTTGGAAAGGCTGCACGTTTCTCACGGTGGAATAGAAAATACTATGAAGCTAGCTCGTGACACAGTTTTCTGGCCTGGTATAAACGATCAGATAAGACAGCGGATTCAGAATTGCTCCGCATGTATCAAAAATTCGGCTAATCAACAACACCAGCCTATGCAGACACATCAAATACCAAGCTATCCGTATCAAAAAGTGAGTCTTGATCTTTGTGAACAGCAGATCAAGGGAAAGAAGCATATCTTTTTGGTGACCGTGGATCATTTTTCAGACTTCATCGAAGTCGAAGAAATTGCCGGTGAAGCTTCATCGCGAGTTATAGTGCAAAAATGTCGGAGAAATTTCGCTCGTTATGGGACTCCCATGTTCGTTACTACTGATGGGGGACCTCAATTCGACAGTGCAGAATTTAGTAAATTTTCTAATGACTGGGAAATCAAACACAGCATGTCAGCTCCTCATCATCAGCAAGGAAATGGAAAAGCAGAGGCAGCTGTAAAAATTGTGAAGCAATTGCTGAAGAAGACTTCGGAATTCAACAGCGATTTCTGGATGGCATTACAACAATGGCGAAATGTTCCCAACAACTGTGGTAGCTCACCTGCGCAGAAGATGTTTAGTCGCCGAATACGCTTTAATATTCCAATGGCCGAACAAAATTACGCATTTCAAAGACAGGAAGGAGTTGAAGAAGCAATCAAACGTAATTGA